The nucleotide sequence TGGGCGAACTGCTGCGAGGCACCGCCGGTGAGGAAGAGGACCTGATGGGTGGTGGGGATGCCGAGCAGCCCGGTCAGCAGGGAGATGGCCTCGTCGTGGACGGCCTCGTACACGGGCCCCCGGTGGCTATGCTCCATGACGGACATGCCCGAGCCCTGGAAGTCGAGCAGCTCGTCGCGGGCGCGCTCGAGCGCCGGCAGGGGCAGACCGGCGGGGCCGGGATTGAAGTTGATGACGCGCATGGCAGTGTCCTTTGGGAAATGAACGACCGCGGCACCATTCTTCCCCCTGGCGCCCCCCCCGGTGCCAGTGCGAAGGAGCCTGCTCGGCTGCTTTGAGCCCAGAGCAACGGGAATTCCCCGGTTGAGTGGCCGACGCATGGATTCGGGGGTCTGGAGGTCAGGTGGGTTCCTCGGAGGGGTTGACGGAGTGGGTGAAGCGGGCGTCCCGAGGGGAGGCGACTGCCTACAGTGAGCTGTACCGGCGCTCCCGGCCCATGGTGGCGCGGCTGGTGGCCGGGTTCGCCCCGCTGGACCCGGACGAGGTGGAGGACGTCATCCAGGAGACCTTTGTCCGGGCGTTCCGGGCGCTCCCCCGACTGAAGGAGGTCGGAGCGTTCGAAGCGTGGCTGCTGTCCATTGCCCGCAACCGGGCCCGGACACGGCTGGAGCGCAAGTCGAGCACGCGGCGGCTGGAAGACGACGTGGCGGACCCGGAGCCAGAGACGGTTCCCCACATCCCCGAGGCGCTGCAGCTGGAGCGCGACATCGAGGTGGTGCGACAGCTCATCGCCGAGCTGCCGGAGGGCGAGGAGAAGCGGACGGTGCAGCTCTTCTACATTGAGGGCGAGCTGTCGGCGCGGGAGATTGCGGAGAAGCTGGGCGTGGGGAAGAGCGCGGTGACGATGCGGCTCGAGCGGTTCCGGGGCCGCATCAAGAGAGAGTTGCTCCGGCGGGTGCTAGCCGGTCGGTGGGAGTGAGCAGTCATGAGACACCTGGATGACAATGCGCTGCGCGCCCTCTCCCAGCGAGAGCCGGAGGCCGTGGCGTACTTCCGCGAGCACCTGGCCGCGCCGTGTGAGACGTGTGAGGAGTTCCTCGCCACCCACGCCGGGCCGGACGTGCTCGACGGGCGGG is from Pyxidicoccus xibeiensis and encodes:
- a CDS encoding RNA polymerase sigma factor; translation: MGSSEGLTEWVKRASRGEATAYSELYRRSRPMVARLVAGFAPLDPDEVEDVIQETFVRAFRALPRLKEVGAFEAWLLSIARNRARTRLERKSSTRRLEDDVADPEPETVPHIPEALQLERDIEVVRQLIAELPEGEEKRTVQLFYIEGELSAREIAEKLGVGKSAVTMRLERFRGRIKRELLRRVLAGRWE